The sequence acgcaaacatttagTGAGTAaacgcaaacattttgtgagtaaacgcaaacattttgtgagtaaacgcaaagtttcttgaaggaatgcaaacattttgtgagcaaacacaaagtttcttgagggatcGGAAACATTTGTGAGAGAACGCAGAAGCACTGacttattatttttcttacaaaatactaaaaacctttttctacatacactaactctatcaaaacagCACACCTGattctaaataaagttgttttgtcAAAACACTAGCACTAGTTTAGTAGCACTAGTAGCACTAGTAGCATGAACATATAGTCAGAGCACatgtcaaaatactaacagttgATGGCATTACGAAAACTGCATTACTTGTCATGTTTCAATTCTGCCTATagaataaaaaagtataaattgtgactttttttctcagaattgtgaaatataaactagGAATTGAGAGAAagaaatcagaattgtgagatgaaaagtcactattttttattttctatgcaTAGCAGAAATAAGCTTTTATAGGTTCTACATGTATAAGGGGGAAAAGCATAGAGATGCACAATCCAGTACATATTCTTCCTCCTCTCCCCTTACTCCTCTCCTCCCTTGTCCTGATCCAACTACTCCACTCCTCCTTCAACTATTCCTCTCCCTAGACATTTTCTTCtctctctgctcctctgtgttGTCCTGCATCCACACTGAACAAAACCAATTCAGAGTCCTATTTTACTGTGTCCaagttatgaaaaaaaaaaaacttcaacacCTGACTATGCCTCCAACTGAGATTAGAATCtgctatttctcaatatttcagTTATCTGCTAATTAAAAACTGCTTATCAgttgtttcagtatttttttttatatttttcaatacttatgagctgctgttgttgcagaaatgttgttagcaattgaaaaaaactgtaataaataagtTTCTTTATGTTTTAGGATGGTACTGGGGTGGTATGACAGCCAGTGAGGCAAGGAATGCCCTCAGTGGAACTTCAGAAGGTACTTTCCTTGTGCGTGACAGCAGCCATCCACTCTACCTCTTTACTCTCTCCATAAAGACCCAAAGAGGCCCAACTAATGTCCGCGTAGAATACGACAGTGGCCGATTCCGTCTCGATTCCAGTTTTCCAGCCCGATCTTGCCTGTTGTCCTTTTCTGCTCTTCCTAGTCTTGTGCAGCACTACGCATCCACAAGTCAAGAGGAGGAGAGGAAAGCAGAAGAACATCACATGGTGTCAAAAGACAATGGCATCCTGCTGAAGCTCAGGAAGCCTCTCCACAGGCCTCAGGCCTTTCCAACATTACAGCACCTTACACGCCTCGCTATAAACAGAAACACTGATTCCCATACACAGCTGCCGCTGCCACGGCCATTGTTGCTTTACTTACAAGAATACCCCTTTCAGGTTTGAGGACACTTGGGGAGGACACTGGTGCATTTTAGTGGTGCAGATCCATGAAGTCGCAAATCTTGCTGCCCGGCAGGATTGTGGATCCTCATATTATTGTCATATGAAGAAATGTGCATTCGTGCAAATAAACAAGGACTACTTTgtgtaaatttttttaaaaaaatatttgtaaatatttctctttttagtaaacaaaaatgtttctaTAACTTTCTGTGCTTCCAAGTGTTCATGGAGCTCCAAAACTACATACTTCCATCACCGGAAcattggaaaaataaaatatcaaaaccaGTACACATAAATAATACTGTATCTTGAGTATCCTGAGTAATACTGTGTCTGTGTAATTTCTAACAAAAGTGACATAAAGTGTCAGAAACCATCACAGATGCCCTGGCAATATGGGACATGCTGTCAGTTCATAGGCCTTTATTTGACAGAATACATTTAACTAGACGACAACATCATTCTaggaatgatttttttctcacacactccaaacacacaaataaaatgtacaatttaacataagaacaaacaaaaaaataaaaagtatttaaatgtgTGCAGGACAATGACctcaattttacattttcaaacaccATATATTTTCCATACTAATAATTTGCATAAACAAGcatgtaatattttgaaaaatattatgACATTTGATAGCCATAGGATCTTGTAAACtaacaatggcagtgacatattttaagatctgtcagtgcaagtttctttcagttaaaacagctcaaacatgcattttagtctaggactagcttaagccttgtctgtgaaaccagggctATGAATTACAACTGTCCTACTCTAAAAACAGGCTAACAGTCATTTTAAGTGAATAATACTACatgtattacaaaaataatacatttttcattataaaaattataatacgcctacaataaaatttaaaatacaagCAACTCACTTGTTATTATACTAAACTTataatgtcaaaattatgacttagaAGTCTGGTTTCACAGGCAGGGCTTAgatcaattaggacatttaagtagcttttagaAATGTGCCttaggaaaaaacaaaaaacaaacaaacaaaaatagctaCTAATGTGCATTTTgagacaaaacatttttaagatatgtcagtgcaagttgatTTAAGGtaaaacaactcaaacatgcaatttagtctgggactaggcttaagatTTGTCTTTGAAACCGGGggttaatgtcataatttttactttttatgtcataactTTGTCACAGTCATGACAAACTAAGTCTTAGTAGgctatgtcataatttagactaatttagactttttatgtcataatcaGTGTTTGGGGGCAATTGCATTACAAGAAAGACGATTTAcctaatcagattacttttttcagcaAGCTatctagtaaagtaatgcattaattttaaatttactttagTTACTTTtccaaataagtaacgcaagttactttgtttttccaTAACTGACACCTCTTCTTTCCTCATGTTGGGAGAAACCGTCAGAGAGAatgtgcagaggtgttgtgtgtgctgtgtacatgatggttattgtagttctaatcTAGACTAAATGTGTGCATGCATtcactcatctcacttgcacaaaattaataaaaacagggAAATGCAAACtgcaaacctgcaataaatATGCTTTACGTACTTAATATAACTTTATTAACTTTATTATctttagttaaaggtgctaaagaggatctttttgtc comes from Chanodichthys erythropterus isolate Z2021 chromosome 6, ASM2448905v1, whole genome shotgun sequence and encodes:
- the cishb gene encoding cytokine inducible SH2-containing protein b produces the protein MPAKKSSGMVARGTSARNERDESEVQQIQQSQAAPCSWAPAEDLRFITTTFQHLHTSGWYWGGMTASEARNALSGTSEGTFLVRDSSHPLYLFTLSIKTQRGPTNVRVEYDSGRFRLDSSFPARSCLLSFSALPSLVQHYASTSQEEERKAEEHHMVSKDNGILLKLRKPLHRPQAFPTLQHLTRLAINRNTDSHTQLPLPRPLLLYLQEYPFQV